CATATAATGAAATGCCTGGTCTTACAGCATTACAAAATTGACAATCCATTAATAATGCACCGGCTGAATTTTGACAATGTATATACTCCGGTTTAGTTGCCTCGTTAACCATATCTTTAAAGCGTTGATACTGTTCATTTGTCATATCACCAGGTTCATCTGCACACGCAAAATGAGTAAAGACACCTTCAAAAACAAGTTGATCATATTGTTGAATAATTTCGATTACTTCTTGATATGATTTTATATCTTTAATACCTAATCTTCCCATGCCCGTATCTAATTTAATATGCAACCATAATTTTTTTTGTTGTTCTCCAGAAATGTTTTTAATCGCTTCTTTTAACCATTGCTTAGATGGAACCGTTAAGGCAACACGATGTTGTATAGCTTTATCGATATCTTTAGTAGGTAGTACACCTAAAACTAAAATTTTAGCAGTTATTCCATGCATTCTTAATTCTATCGCTTCGTCTAATGTAGCCACTGCAAAAAATGTCGCACCATGTTCCATTAAATGGCGTGCAACTTTAACACTACCTAGTCCGTAGGCATTTGCTTTTACGACAGCCATAATCGTTTTATTTTGATGTAATGTACTGAATACTTTAAAATTCGCTGCTACAGCATTTAAATCTACATTCATATACGCAGATCTATAGTATTTATCTGACATATTACTTCCTCCAATATAATCCTCTTGTTTCCATTCCAATGCTAAATTAAAAGTCTTATTTTTTAAATCTTAAGATTCATCTTTTTCTAAAATAACCTGACTCACAGCATAATATTCTGTATGCGAAATACTCACGTGAACGATGAAACCTTCATAGTCAATGTTTGGCTTTCCAAGTTCATCGTTATAACAATCTATATCATTAAAGGCTATATGTTTTCCTAATCCAGTGCCTAAGGCTTTGCTAAATGCTTCTTTAGTTGCAAACCTTCCTGCTAAAAATTCAATTTTTCGTTGTTCATGTGTAAAACCATTGAATTTACGCTGTTCATTTTCAGTTAAAATACGGTCAACAAGTTTTGGTTGCTTATCGTATAACACTTTGATTCGTTCGATTTCGATTAAATCTATACCAATACCATGTATCATTGATTATTCCTCATTTTTATTATACTCATTTGTTTTTTCTAAATGCATCTCATTATTTAACCATTTTTTTAATTTACGTGCTTCACTTCTATCAATTAATGAAATTTTTGCTGTACCACCTGCTGTATAAAGCGTTAAAGTAGCTAAACGGTAATGCTTCATTATTGGCCCAATATCTATATCTATATTTTGAATACGAAAATAAGGTATCACCTTTTCATCCAAAAATAAGATGCCGTTTCGAACGCGTAAATGGCGCTCTTCAAATGCGTATCGACAATGCTTATATCGATAGAATGGCACGATGACAATCGTAAAAATAGCTACTAGTAAAATGATAATTATACTACTAGCAATGGATAAATAGGTATCAATTATCTGCCAAAATAGCCAGTTCAAAATATTAAATGCTATTAAAAGTACAAGTGTAATCGGTACCCAAACCAGTATAGCACTTAACCTCATCACTTTTTTAGCATATGGTGACATAAAATTATAATGACGCATTATTTTCACCTCTCAAATACCATGACTTCAACATTTGCACGTCTTCACTACGAGCATATTTAAGCTTGATCGACTCATTTGTCATACCTTTTGCAATGATGAAATTAAAATTACTTAAGCCGTTGCTTTTAAGCAATGGATGTTGCCATGTAACAAATCCTAAAATATGATTTTCTTTAAAATAATAAATATTTCGTTTAAATAACTCGAAATTTTGTATGGTCATTTGATCTTCAGTCATTTTAAAACCTGCATGTTTAACATAAAGATATCCTTTAAGAACAAATAGACCAATAATCAATAAACTTATTATCATAAATAACCATAGCAATTGATTCCAAAAATACCAGCCAATTGCTGCTATAGAAATTACAATAATACTTGGAATTAAAATATGTCTGTGGAAGCCTGACAAAGGCATACCTTCATTTACTTGTCGATAAGATAAATTTGGTACTAAGTGCTGGATAATTTGATATGCTTTGTCTCGTTTGATAAACGGCAAAATCATCACACTACCA
This is a stretch of genomic DNA from Staphylococcus roterodami. It encodes these proteins:
- the acpS gene encoding holo-ACP synthase yields the protein MIHGIGIDLIEIERIKVLYDKQPKLVDRILTENEQRKFNGFTHEQRKIEFLAGRFATKEAFSKALGTGLGKHIAFNDIDCYNDELGKPNIDYEGFIVHVSISHTEYYAVSQVILEKDES
- a CDS encoding PH domain-containing protein, which produces MRHYNFMSPYAKKVMRLSAILVWVPITLVLLIAFNILNWLFWQIIDTYLSIASSIIIILLVAIFTIVIVPFYRYKHCRYAFEERHLRVRNGILFLDEKVIPYFRIQNIDIDIGPIMKHYRLATLTLYTAGGTAKISLIDRSEARKLKKWLNNEMHLEKTNEYNKNEE
- the alr gene encoding alanine racemase — encoded protein: MSDKYYRSAYMNVDLNAVAANFKVFSTLHQNKTIMAVVKANAYGLGSVKVARHLMEHGATFFAVATLDEAIELRMHGITAKILVLGVLPTKDIDKAIQHRVALTVPSKQWLKEAIKNISGEQQKKLWLHIKLDTGMGRLGIKDIKSYQEVIEIIQQYDQLVFEGVFTHFACADEPGDMTNEQYQRFKDMVNEATKPEYIHCQNSAGALLMDCQFCNAVRPGISLYGYYPSEYVRQKVKVHLKPSVQLIANVVQTKTLQAGESVSYGATYTATEPTTIALLPIGYADGYLRIMQGSFVNVNGHQCEVVGRVCMDQTIVKVPEQVKSGDSVILIDNHRDSQQAVEVAAEKQHTINYEVLCNLSRRLPRIYHDNDQVFVTNELLK